Proteins from one Bos indicus x Bos taurus breed Angus x Brahman F1 hybrid chromosome 19, Bos_hybrid_MaternalHap_v2.0, whole genome shotgun sequence genomic window:
- the KIF18B gene encoding kinesin-like protein KIF18B, which yields MVMAVEDSMLRVVVRLRPPTPKELESQRRPVVQVVDERVLVFDPEEPDGGFLGLKWGSAQDGPRKKGKDLTFVFDRVFGETATQQDVFQHTTHSILDSFLQGYNCSVFAYGATGAGKTHTMLGRERDPGIMYLTTMELYRRLEACREEKRFEVLISYLEVYNEQIHDLLEPKGPLAIREDPDKGVVVQGLSFHQPTSAEQLLGMLTRGNRNRTQHPTDANATSSRSHAIFQIFVKQQDRIPGLTQALRVAKMSLIDLAGSERASSTHAKGERLREGANINRSLLALINVLNALADAKGRKSHVPYRDSKLTRLLKDCIGGNCRTVMIAAVSPSSLTYEDTYNTLKYADRAKEIKLSLKSNVISLDCHISQYATICQQLQAEVAALREKLRVYEAAAQAPPHDAPRSPKPGTPHQPLPSCPSPSHLPSQPRTPELQPGSAVLQEESLGSEAPGEKVVDGNSSNREQPPEDKDEGPAKEIPTQVPEQNLRHPSPRSPDLTVQPKPVVDHLPPPNLDRDRSKQLALRVLCLAQRQYSLLQAANLLTPDMVTEFETLQQLVREENAGPGGEASGEPGPARKAPLAQELRSESKSAGYSGPVTRTMARQLSGLTHTLGVPPGPDCTPPQASREATEKKRRRPSPSEPDSPPAPKLGTKRQRQSLLPCLRRGTLPEARLPCGPSTPTGKRAPSPCPSPRFCPATVIKSRVPLGPSALQNCSTPLPLPSRDLNATFDLSEEPLAKLGFHECIGWDSVPQELNRLDQPFIPSAPMPLFTMKGPKPASSFSGTSARKKRRAVSSSISRSLGVARGRSRIARLPSTTLKRPAGPLAIPEPPSSPHYPGNQKNQEELMGVTGALSAGSCSIKVS from the exons ATGGTGATGGCGGTGGAGGACAGCATGTTGCGGGTCGTGGTGCGGCTGCGGCCCCCCACTCCGAAGGAGCTGGAGAGTCAGCGGCGGCCTGTGGTTCAGGTGGTAGACGAGCGTGTGCTGGTGTTCGACCCTGAGGAGCCCGATGGGGGCTTCCTTGGCCTGAAATGGGGCAGCGCCCAAGATGGCCCCAGGAAGAAGGGCAAAGACCTGACGTTTGTCTTTGACCGGGTCTTCGGTGAGACGGCCACCCAGCAGGATGTGTTCCAGCACACCACCCACAGCATCCTGGACAGCTTCCTCCAGGGCTACAACTGCTCAG TGTTTGCCTATGGGGCCACCGGGGCCGGGAAGACACACACCATGCTGGGAAGAGAGAGGGACCCTGGCATCATGTACCTGACCACCATGGAGCTGTACAGAAGACTTGAGGCCTGCCGGGAGGAGAAGAGATTCGAGGTGCTCATCAGCTACCTGGAG GTGTACAATGAGCAGATCCACGACCTCCTGGAGCCCAAGGGGCCCCTTGCCATCCGTGAGGACCCCGACAAAGGGGTGGTGGTACAAGGACTTTCCTTCCACCAG CCAACCTCAGCTGAGCAGCTGCTGGGCATGCTGACCCGGGGGAACCGTAACCGCACGCAGCACCCCACTGATGCCAACGCTACATCCTCCCGCTCCCATGCCATCTTCCAg ATCTTCGTGAAGCAGCAGGACCGGATCCCAGGTCTGACCCAGGCCCTTCGCGTGGCCAAGATGAGCCTCATTGACCTGGCAGGCTCAGAGCGGGCGTCCAGCACCCACGCCAAGGGGGAGCGGCTACGGGAGGGAGCCAACATCAACCGCTCGCTGCTGGCCCTCATCAACGTCCTCAACGCCCTGGCGGACGCAAAG GGCCGAAAGTCTCACGTGCCATACCGGGACAGCAAGCTGACCCGCCTCCTCAAGGACTGCATTGGGGGCAACTGCCGAACGGTGATGATCGCTGCCGTCAGCCCCTCCAGCCTGACCTACGAGGACACCTACAACACCCTCAAGTATGCCGACCGCGCCAAGGAGATCAAACTCTCG CTGAAGAGCAACGTGATCAGCCTGGACTGTCACATCAGCCAGTACGCCACCATCTGCCAGCAGCTCCAGGCTGAG GTGGCCGCCCTGAGGGAGAAGCTCCGGGTGTATGAGGCAGCAGCCCAGGCCCCACCTCACGACGCTCCACGGTCCCCCAAGCCAGGCACTCCGCATCAACC CCTCCCCAGCTGCCCCTCACCGTCCCATCTCCCCAGCCAGCCCCGCACCCCAGAGCTCCAGCCAGGGTCAGCAGTCCTTCAAGAGGAGAGCCTGGGGTCAGAGGCCCCAGGGGAGAAGGTCGTGGACGGGAACTCCTCAAATAGGGAGCAGCCCCCAGAGGACAAGGATGAAGGCCCGGCCAAGGAG ATTCCAACCCAGGTGCCAGAACAGAACCTCAGACACCCATCGCCCAGGTCCCCTGACCTGACCGTGCAGCCCAAGCCAGTCGTGGACCACCTCCCACCACCAAACCTGGACAGGGACCGTTCTAAGCA GTTGGCCCTGAGGGTGCTGTGCCTGGCCCAGCGCCAGTATTCCCTGCTCCAAGCAGCCAACCTCCTGACCCCCGACATGGTCACAGAATTTGAGACTTTGCAGCAGCTGGTGCGAGAGGAAAACGCTGGGCCTGGAGGGGAGGCTTCTGGGGAGCCTGGCCCAGCCAGGAAGGCACCTCTGGCTCAAGAGCTGCGTTCAGAGTCAA aATCTGCAGGATACTCGGGCCCTGTAACTCGGACCATGGCAAGGCAACTGAGTGGCCTCACACACACTCTGGGGGTCCCACCTGGGCCAGACTGCACTCCACCCCAGGCATCTCGGGAGGCCAcagagaagaagaggaggagaccgAGCCCCTCGGAGCCAGACAGCCCCCCGGCCCCAAAACTGGGGACCAAGCGCCAGCGCCAGTCCCTCCTGCCCTGCCTGAGGAGGGGGACCCTGCCTGAGGCTCGGCTTCCATGTGGGCCCAGCACCCCCACGGGGAAGAGggccccctctccctgcccatccCCTCGCTTCTGCCCAGCTACTGTCATCAAAAGCCGGGTGCCCCTGGGCCCTTCCGCTCTGCAGAACTGCTCCACTCCTCTGCCCCTGCCCTCTCGGGACCTCAATGCCACCTTTGACCTCTCCGAGGAGCCCCTTGCAAAACTGGGCTTCCACGAATGCATTGGCTGGGACAGTGTGCCCCAGGAGCTGAACAGGCTGGATCAGCCCTTCATCCCCAG cgcCCCCATGCCCCTGTTCACCATGAAGGGCCCCAAGCCAGCATCTTCCTTCTCTGGGACCTCAGCCCGCAAGAAGAGGCGCGCTGTGAG TTCCTCCATCTCCCGCTCACTGGGAGTTGCCCGAGGCCGCAGCCGCATTGCCCGCCTTCCCAGCACCACCTTGAAGAGGCCAGCTGGGCCCCTGGCAATCCCAG AGCCCCCCTCCAGTCCCCACTACCCTGGAAACCAGAAGAACCAGGAGGAACTGATGGGGGTTACGGGGGCGCTGTCAGCTGGGAGCTGCTCCATCAAGGTGTCCTGA